The following proteins are encoded in a genomic region of Takifugu flavidus isolate HTHZ2018 chromosome 3, ASM371156v2, whole genome shotgun sequence:
- the LOC130521990 gene encoding uncharacterized protein LOC130521990 encodes MLITIESLKLASYLCLFLWTFVLTDETSLFVHPVNSLVFANIGENVTLQCSRKDEPVSAFYWYKQTQGEKPKLISTFYEHDVNVGFSEEFKNGRFSGNITEKNYHLTIASLSPLDSAVYYCGSSSMHEFKFEKIYIVHIPILHLTVPVEVHQSPSKSVQSGGFVTLNCRVHTGTCEEEHTVYWFKKSGESVPELIYTHGGKKEQCERKNTCFYNLPMRNLNTSKAGTYYCAVATCGRILFGNGTKLDIGQYGQNRASSSDKPVYFLTGALVFTTILCVLLALSLFKLHKRISSQNTGTPTDPSCDMTGSVQEKNLHYANISHQNLNKSRRTKRPVIVFTLSFSDASNKLFTLCHNDSSGWTNNQMRATCFVRHCCM; translated from the exons ATGCTCATCACAATTGAATCGCTGAAGTTGGCTTCAtatctctgtttatttttatggaCTTTTG TCCTGACAGATGAAACATCCTTGTTTGTGCATCCAGTGAATAGTTTAGTATTTGCTAATATCGGGGAAAATGTGACACTGCAGTGTTCCCGTAAGGACGAGCCTGTATCAGCGTTCTACTGGTACAAGCAAACTCAAGGAGAGAAACCAAAGCTCATCTCTACATTTTATGAACATGATGTCAATGTAGGCTTTAGCGAAGAGTTCAAGAACGGTCGCTTTTCAGGTAACATTACAGAGAAAAACTACCACCTGACAATTGCAAGTTTGAGCCCTTTAGACTCAGCAGTATATTACTGTGGCAGTAGCAGTATGCatgaatttaaatttgaaaagatCTATATTGTCCATATTCCGATTTTACATTTGACCGTACCAGTAGAGGTCCATCAGTCACCATCAAAGTCTGTTCAGTCTGGAGGTTTTGTGACTCTGAACTGCAGAGTACATACTGGGACCTGTGAAGAGGAACACACAGTTTACTGGTTCAAGAAGTCAGGAGAGTCTGTACCAGAGCTCATTTACACCCATGGAGGCAAGAAAGAACAGTGTGAGAGAaaaaacacctgtttctacaatTTGCCCATGAGAAACTTGAATACTTCCAAggctgggacctactattgtgctgttgcaacATGTGGACgaattctgtttggaaatggaaccaagctggaCATTGGACAGTATGGACAGA ACAGAGCCTCTTCTTCTGACAAACCTGTATATTTCTTGACTGGTGCTTTGGTATTCACCACTatactgtgtgttttattggctTTATCACTGTTTAAGCTGCACAAGAGGATCAGTTCCCAGAATACAG GTACGCCAACAGATCCATCCTGTGATATGACTGGAAGT GTTCAAGAGAAAAATCTCCATTATGCCAATATAAGCCACCAGAATCTTAACAAATCAAGAAGAACAAAGAGACCAGTAATTGTGTTTACTCTTTCATTCAGTGATGCTTCAAACAAACTCTTTACACTTTGTCACAACGATTCATCGGGTTGGACAAATAATCAAATGCGGGCTACATGTTTTGTCAGGCATTGTTGCATGTAA
- the LOC130521991 gene encoding uncharacterized protein LOC130521991 isoform X5: MVFTFVFYLVCVIAGKMGEMTVLMVDKDKNFTAAIGDSVTLECFIRSDFVAKYYWYKEIMGDFPRLVSSFYTFDESAKFYDEFVNNSRFALNAKKEQNHLMIANLQHSDTGTYYCASSFSEKLEFKDGITIIIKGSGLNIPVFIQRPEYYLNQSEGAVRFNCTAHGRAIDQEHGAYQLRTSGKSDPGALYTWKNNTCFYSLPANNLAVDCAVVTCGHFLKLPQKPPGAEGSTLRYSDDPTTNEEGHTNEDVLHYAALRTSMTDRPKRQMGAINEECVYGRVKHNR, from the exons atgGTATTTACGTTTGTTTTCTATCTGGTATGTGTGATTGCTGGGAAGATGG GTGAGATGACTGTTCTGATGGTTGATAAAGACAAAAACTTTACAGCAGCTATTGGTGACAGTGTAACTTTGGAATGTTTCATCAGATCTGATTTTGTAGCAAAGTATTATTGGTATAAAGAAATAATGGGAGACTTTCCAAGGCTTGTGTCGAGCTTCTATACCTTTGATGAAAGTGCAAAGTTTTATGATGAATTTGTTAACAATTCACGTTTTGCACTGAAtgcaaagaaagaacaaaatcacTTGATGATTGCCAATTTACAGCACTCTGATACAGGAACGTACTACTGCGCTAGTAGCTTTTCAGAAAAACTTGAATTCAAAGATGGAATTACAATCATCATAAAGGGTTCAGGTTTGAACATCCCAGTCTTTATCCAGAGACCAGAATATTACTTGAATCAGTCAGAAGGTGCTGTTAGGTTCAACTGCACTGCACATGGCAGAGCCATTGACCAAGAACACGGTGCATACCAGCTGAGAACATCTGGAAAATCTGATCCAGGAGCTCTTTAcacatggaaaaacaacacttgtTTCTACAGTTTGCCAGCAAACAACCTGGCTGTTGATTGTGCTGTTGTAACATGTGGACACTTTCTAAAGCTACCCCAAAAGCCACCTGGAGCGGAGG gaagTACCTTGAGATATTCAGATGATCCTACCACAAATGAAGAG GGCCACACAAATGAGGATGTTCTCCACTATGCTGCTTTACGGACGAGTATGACCGACAGACcaaagagacagatgggagCCATTAACGAAGAATGTGTGTACGGAAGAGTAAAGCATAATCGCTAA
- the LOC130521991 gene encoding uncharacterized protein LOC130521991 isoform X3 codes for MVFTFVFYLVCVIAGKMGEMTVLMVDKDKNFTAAIGDSVTLECFIRSDFVAKYYWYKEIMGDFPRLVSSFYTFDESAKFYDEFVNNSRFALNAKKEQNHLMIANLQHSDTGTYYCASSFSEKLEFKDGITIIIKGSGLNIPVFIQRPEYYLNQSEGAVRFNCTAHGRAIDQEHGAYQLRTSGKSDPGALYTWKNNTCFYSLPANNLAVDCAVVTCGHFLKLPQKPPGAEGSTLRYSDDPTTNEEVLVIYINKNILIAAHHIGISYFLFQQKGHTNEDVLHYAALRTSMTDRPKRQMGAINEECVYGRVKHNR; via the exons atgGTATTTACGTTTGTTTTCTATCTGGTATGTGTGATTGCTGGGAAGATGG GTGAGATGACTGTTCTGATGGTTGATAAAGACAAAAACTTTACAGCAGCTATTGGTGACAGTGTAACTTTGGAATGTTTCATCAGATCTGATTTTGTAGCAAAGTATTATTGGTATAAAGAAATAATGGGAGACTTTCCAAGGCTTGTGTCGAGCTTCTATACCTTTGATGAAAGTGCAAAGTTTTATGATGAATTTGTTAACAATTCACGTTTTGCACTGAAtgcaaagaaagaacaaaatcacTTGATGATTGCCAATTTACAGCACTCTGATACAGGAACGTACTACTGCGCTAGTAGCTTTTCAGAAAAACTTGAATTCAAAGATGGAATTACAATCATCATAAAGGGTTCAGGTTTGAACATCCCAGTCTTTATCCAGAGACCAGAATATTACTTGAATCAGTCAGAAGGTGCTGTTAGGTTCAACTGCACTGCACATGGCAGAGCCATTGACCAAGAACACGGTGCATACCAGCTGAGAACATCTGGAAAATCTGATCCAGGAGCTCTTTAcacatggaaaaacaacacttgtTTCTACAGTTTGCCAGCAAACAACCTGGCTGTTGATTGTGCTGTTGTAACATGTGGACACTTTCTAAAGCTACCCCAAAAGCCACCTGGAGCGGAGG gaagTACCTTGAGATATTCAGATGATCCTACCACAAATGAAGAGGTACTTGTTAtctatattaataaaaacatcctGATTGCTGCGCATCATATAGGTATTTcctattttctgtttcaacaaaagGGCCACACAAATGAGGATGTTCTCCACTATGCTGCTTTACGGACGAGTATGACCGACAGACcaaagagacagatgggagCCATTAACGAAGAATGTGTGTACGGAAGAGTAAAGCATAATCGCTAA
- the LOC130521991 gene encoding uncharacterized protein LOC130521991 isoform X2, translating into MVFTFVFYLVCVIAGKMGEMTVLMVDKDKNFTAAIGDSVTLECFIRSDFVAKYYWYKEIMGDFPRLVSSFYTFDESAKFYDEFVNNSRFALNAKKEQNHLMIANLQHSDTGTYYCASSFSEKLEFKDGITIIIKGSGLNIPVFIQRPEYYLNQSEGAVRFNCTAHGRAIDQEHGAYQLRTSGKSDPGALYTWKNNTCFYSLPANNLAVDCAVVTCGHFLKLPQKPPGAEDGYLNLYILSGTLAFTIILASFMAVLLCNIYKSQSGRSGGSTLRYSDDPTTNEEGHTNEDVLHYAALRTSMTDRPKRQMGAINEECVYGRVKHNR; encoded by the exons atgGTATTTACGTTTGTTTTCTATCTGGTATGTGTGATTGCTGGGAAGATGG GTGAGATGACTGTTCTGATGGTTGATAAAGACAAAAACTTTACAGCAGCTATTGGTGACAGTGTAACTTTGGAATGTTTCATCAGATCTGATTTTGTAGCAAAGTATTATTGGTATAAAGAAATAATGGGAGACTTTCCAAGGCTTGTGTCGAGCTTCTATACCTTTGATGAAAGTGCAAAGTTTTATGATGAATTTGTTAACAATTCACGTTTTGCACTGAAtgcaaagaaagaacaaaatcacTTGATGATTGCCAATTTACAGCACTCTGATACAGGAACGTACTACTGCGCTAGTAGCTTTTCAGAAAAACTTGAATTCAAAGATGGAATTACAATCATCATAAAGGGTTCAGGTTTGAACATCCCAGTCTTTATCCAGAGACCAGAATATTACTTGAATCAGTCAGAAGGTGCTGTTAGGTTCAACTGCACTGCACATGGCAGAGCCATTGACCAAGAACACGGTGCATACCAGCTGAGAACATCTGGAAAATCTGATCCAGGAGCTCTTTAcacatggaaaaacaacacttgtTTCTACAGTTTGCCAGCAAACAACCTGGCTGTTGATTGTGCTGTTGTAACATGTGGACACTTTCTAAAGCTACCCCAAAAGCCACCTGGAGCGGAGG atggttATCTTAATCTGTATATTCTGAGTGGAACGTTGGCGTTCACCATCATTCTGGCCAGTTTCATGGCTGTCTTACTGTGCAATATCTACAAGAGCCAAAGCGGCCGCAGTGGAG gaagTACCTTGAGATATTCAGATGATCCTACCACAAATGAAGAG GGCCACACAAATGAGGATGTTCTCCACTATGCTGCTTTACGGACGAGTATGACCGACAGACcaaagagacagatgggagCCATTAACGAAGAATGTGTGTACGGAAGAGTAAAGCATAATCGCTAA
- the LOC130521991 gene encoding uncharacterized protein LOC130521991 isoform X1 produces the protein MVFTFVFYLVCVIAGKMGEMTVLMVDKDKNFTAAIGDSVTLECFIRSDFVAKYYWYKEIMGDFPRLVSSFYTFDESAKFYDEFVNNSRFALNAKKEQNHLMIANLQHSDTGTYYCASSFSEKLEFKDGITIIIKGSGLNIPVFIQRPEYYLNQSEGAVRFNCTAHGRAIDQEHGAYQLRTSGKSDPGALYTWKNNTCFYSLPANNLAVDCAVVTCGHFLKLPQKPPGAEDGYLNLYILSGTLAFTIILASFMAVLLCNIYKSQSGRSGGSTLRYSDDPTTNEEVLVIYINKNILIAAHHIGISYFLFQQKGHTNEDVLHYAALRTSMTDRPKRQMGAINEECVYGRVKHNR, from the exons atgGTATTTACGTTTGTTTTCTATCTGGTATGTGTGATTGCTGGGAAGATGG GTGAGATGACTGTTCTGATGGTTGATAAAGACAAAAACTTTACAGCAGCTATTGGTGACAGTGTAACTTTGGAATGTTTCATCAGATCTGATTTTGTAGCAAAGTATTATTGGTATAAAGAAATAATGGGAGACTTTCCAAGGCTTGTGTCGAGCTTCTATACCTTTGATGAAAGTGCAAAGTTTTATGATGAATTTGTTAACAATTCACGTTTTGCACTGAAtgcaaagaaagaacaaaatcacTTGATGATTGCCAATTTACAGCACTCTGATACAGGAACGTACTACTGCGCTAGTAGCTTTTCAGAAAAACTTGAATTCAAAGATGGAATTACAATCATCATAAAGGGTTCAGGTTTGAACATCCCAGTCTTTATCCAGAGACCAGAATATTACTTGAATCAGTCAGAAGGTGCTGTTAGGTTCAACTGCACTGCACATGGCAGAGCCATTGACCAAGAACACGGTGCATACCAGCTGAGAACATCTGGAAAATCTGATCCAGGAGCTCTTTAcacatggaaaaacaacacttgtTTCTACAGTTTGCCAGCAAACAACCTGGCTGTTGATTGTGCTGTTGTAACATGTGGACACTTTCTAAAGCTACCCCAAAAGCCACCTGGAGCGGAGG atggttATCTTAATCTGTATATTCTGAGTGGAACGTTGGCGTTCACCATCATTCTGGCCAGTTTCATGGCTGTCTTACTGTGCAATATCTACAAGAGCCAAAGCGGCCGCAGTGGAG gaagTACCTTGAGATATTCAGATGATCCTACCACAAATGAAGAGGTACTTGTTAtctatattaataaaaacatcctGATTGCTGCGCATCATATAGGTATTTcctattttctgtttcaacaaaagGGCCACACAAATGAGGATGTTCTCCACTATGCTGCTTTACGGACGAGTATGACCGACAGACcaaagagacagatgggagCCATTAACGAAGAATGTGTGTACGGAAGAGTAAAGCATAATCGCTAA
- the LOC130521991 gene encoding uncharacterized protein LOC130521991 isoform X4, translating into MVFTFVFYLVCVIAGKMGEMTVLMVDKDKNFTAAIGDSVTLECFIRSDFVAKYYWYKEIMGDFPRLVSSFYTFDESAKFYDEFVNNSRFALNAKKEQNHLMIANLQHSDTGTYYCASSFSEKLEFKDGITIIIKGSGLNIPVFIQRPEYYLNQSEGAVRFNCTAHGRAIDQEHGAYQLRTSGKSDPGALYTWKNNTCFYSLPANNLAVDCAVVTCGHFLKLPQKPPGAEDGYLNLYILSGTLAFTIILASFMAVLLCNIYKSQSGRSGGSTLRYSDDPTTNEEVFPIFCFNKRATQMRMFSTMLLYGRV; encoded by the exons atgGTATTTACGTTTGTTTTCTATCTGGTATGTGTGATTGCTGGGAAGATGG GTGAGATGACTGTTCTGATGGTTGATAAAGACAAAAACTTTACAGCAGCTATTGGTGACAGTGTAACTTTGGAATGTTTCATCAGATCTGATTTTGTAGCAAAGTATTATTGGTATAAAGAAATAATGGGAGACTTTCCAAGGCTTGTGTCGAGCTTCTATACCTTTGATGAAAGTGCAAAGTTTTATGATGAATTTGTTAACAATTCACGTTTTGCACTGAAtgcaaagaaagaacaaaatcacTTGATGATTGCCAATTTACAGCACTCTGATACAGGAACGTACTACTGCGCTAGTAGCTTTTCAGAAAAACTTGAATTCAAAGATGGAATTACAATCATCATAAAGGGTTCAGGTTTGAACATCCCAGTCTTTATCCAGAGACCAGAATATTACTTGAATCAGTCAGAAGGTGCTGTTAGGTTCAACTGCACTGCACATGGCAGAGCCATTGACCAAGAACACGGTGCATACCAGCTGAGAACATCTGGAAAATCTGATCCAGGAGCTCTTTAcacatggaaaaacaacacttgtTTCTACAGTTTGCCAGCAAACAACCTGGCTGTTGATTGTGCTGTTGTAACATGTGGACACTTTCTAAAGCTACCCCAAAAGCCACCTGGAGCGGAGG atggttATCTTAATCTGTATATTCTGAGTGGAACGTTGGCGTTCACCATCATTCTGGCCAGTTTCATGGCTGTCTTACTGTGCAATATCTACAAGAGCCAAAGCGGCCGCAGTGGAG gaagTACCTTGAGATATTCAGATGATCCTACCACAAATGAAGAG GTATTTcctattttctgtttcaacaaaagGGCCACACAAATGAGGATGTTCTCCACTATGCTGCTTTACGGACGAGTATGA
- the LOC130521995 gene encoding uncharacterized protein LOC130521995 isoform X2 has protein sequence MTSAKLIFWLMCLEKFAQTASMESLNWKTNFILVKPGQNLTLPCLQKDNVSPMIYWFKQTLGEKPRLICTYRISSEDWKFVNDFKTNPRFQIHPGNKGANLTISDLELSDSATYYCVNQYVKVFDFTEGYKVIVEGSGLTIDQSSQSIQAGGSVTLNCTVHTGWTCDGNHTVYWFRNSGPSQLGLMYSHTGGNKQCERKTNTCFYNFSMKNLNTSQTGTYYCAVAACGHILFGNGTKLVCEDHKDSLVLFYFLCGASSFSIFLVVYLAFSVCMMNNHSCNCEELFQKRLSPLSKPKDRPDADGSVLWKKMNKEHTWTECVYFSVKQ, from the exons atgacatctgcaaagttgatcttctggctgatgtgtttggagaaatttg CTCAGACAGCTTCAATGGaatctttgaattggaagaccaattttatcttggtcaaacctggacagaacctgactttgccgtgtcttcaaAAAGATAATGTTTCTCCCATGATCTATTGGTTTAAACAAACTCTGGGAGAGAAGCCGAGACTGATCTGTACATACAGGATATCAAGCGAAGATTGGAAATTTGTtaatgacttcaaaaccaatccacGTTTCCAAATACATCCTGGTAACAAAGGAGCTAATCTGACAATATCAGATTTGgagttatcagactcagccacctattactgtgtaaatcagtatGTAAAGGTttttgactttacagaaggttataaagtcattgtagagggttcagggttgaccatagatcagtcatcacagtctatccaagcaggaggttctgtgacgctgaattgtacagtacatactgggtggacttgtgatgggaatcacactgtttactggttcagaaactctggaccatctcaactgggactcatgtacagccatacaggcgggaataagcagtgtgagaggaaaaccaacacctgtttctacaacttctccatgaagaacctgaacacttctcagactgggacctactattgtgctgttgcagcatgtggacacattctgtttggaaatggaaccaagctggtgtgtgagg ATCACAAAGACTCTCTGGTCttgttttacttcctgtgtggtgcaTCATCATTCAGCATATTTCTGGTAGTGTATCTGGCCTTCTCGGTGTGCATGATGAACAATCACAGCTGCAATTGTGAAG AATTGTTTCAGAAAAGATTGTCACCTCTGTCCAAACCAAAG gatcgtccagatgcagatggttctgtcTTGTGGAAGAAGATGAACAAAGAACAtacctggactgaatgtgtttacttcagtgtaaagcagtag
- the LOC130521995 gene encoding uncharacterized protein LOC130521995 isoform X3 yields the protein MTSAKLIFWLMCLEKFAQTASMESLNWKTNFILVKPGQNLTLPCLQKDNVSPMIYWFKQTLGEKPRLICTYRISSEDWKFVNDFKTNPRFQIHPGNKGANLTISDLELSDSATYYCVNQYVKVFDFTEGYKVIVEGSGLTIDQSSQSIQAGGSVTLNCTVHTGWTCDGNHTVYWFRNSGPSQLGLMYSHTGGNKQCERKTNTCFYNFSMKNLNTSQTGTYYCAVAACGHILFGNGTKLVCEELFQKRLSPLSKPKDRPDADGSVLWKKMNKEHTWTECVYFSVKQ from the exons atgacatctgcaaagttgatcttctggctgatgtgtttggagaaatttg CTCAGACAGCTTCAATGGaatctttgaattggaagaccaattttatcttggtcaaacctggacagaacctgactttgccgtgtcttcaaAAAGATAATGTTTCTCCCATGATCTATTGGTTTAAACAAACTCTGGGAGAGAAGCCGAGACTGATCTGTACATACAGGATATCAAGCGAAGATTGGAAATTTGTtaatgacttcaaaaccaatccacGTTTCCAAATACATCCTGGTAACAAAGGAGCTAATCTGACAATATCAGATTTGgagttatcagactcagccacctattactgtgtaaatcagtatGTAAAGGTttttgactttacagaaggttataaagtcattgtagagggttcagggttgaccatagatcagtcatcacagtctatccaagcaggaggttctgtgacgctgaattgtacagtacatactgggtggacttgtgatgggaatcacactgtttactggttcagaaactctggaccatctcaactgggactcatgtacagccatacaggcgggaataagcagtgtgagaggaaaaccaacacctgtttctacaacttctccatgaagaacctgaacacttctcagactgggacctactattgtgctgttgcagcatgtggacacattctgtttggaaatggaaccaagctggtgtgtgagg AATTGTTTCAGAAAAGATTGTCACCTCTGTCCAAACCAAAG gatcgtccagatgcagatggttctgtcTTGTGGAAGAAGATGAACAAAGAACAtacctggactgaatgtgtttacttcagtgtaaagcagtag
- the LOC130521995 gene encoding uncharacterized protein LOC130521995 isoform X1 produces MTSAKLIFWLMCLEKFAQTASMESLNWKTNFILVKPGQNLTLPCLQKDNVSPMIYWFKQTLGEKPRLICTYRISSEDWKFVNDFKTNPRFQIHPGNKGANLTISDLELSDSATYYCVNQYVKVFDFTEGYKVIVEGSGLTIDQSSQSIQAGGSVTLNCTVHTGWTCDGNHTVYWFRNSGPSQLGLMYSHTGGNKQCERKTNTCFYNFSMKNLNTSQTGTYYCAVAACGHILFGNGTKLVCEDKGNYLVLVYFLSATWIFTIIVVILLTISLYMTKKRNSHHSLDSQSGIPDSPTANPAGNQKEDNLHYAALRANQSNRSRKQKNRQNECVYSTVRS; encoded by the exons atgacatctgcaaagttgatcttctggctgatgtgtttggagaaatttg CTCAGACAGCTTCAATGGaatctttgaattggaagaccaattttatcttggtcaaacctggacagaacctgactttgccgtgtcttcaaAAAGATAATGTTTCTCCCATGATCTATTGGTTTAAACAAACTCTGGGAGAGAAGCCGAGACTGATCTGTACATACAGGATATCAAGCGAAGATTGGAAATTTGTtaatgacttcaaaaccaatccacGTTTCCAAATACATCCTGGTAACAAAGGAGCTAATCTGACAATATCAGATTTGgagttatcagactcagccacctattactgtgtaaatcagtatGTAAAGGTttttgactttacagaaggttataaagtcattgtagagggttcagggttgaccatagatcagtcatcacagtctatccaagcaggaggttctgtgacgctgaattgtacagtacatactgggtggacttgtgatgggaatcacactgtttactggttcagaaactctggaccatctcaactgggactcatgtacagccatacaggcgggaataagcagtgtgagaggaaaaccaacacctgtttctacaacttctccatgaagaacctgaacacttctcagactgggacctactattgtgctgttgcagcatgtggacacattctgtttggaaatggaaccaagctggtgtgtgagg ATAAAGGAAActatcttgttttggtgtatttcctcagtgcgacctggatatttaccatcatcgTGGTTATTTTATTAACCATTTCACTTTATATgacgaaaaagagaaacagccatcactctctgg ACTCGCAGTCAGGGATCCCAGACTCACCCACAGCAAACCCAGCG GGCAACCAAAAGGAAGACAACCTCCATTATGCCGCTTTGAGAGCCAACCAGTCCAACAGATcgaggaagcagaagaacagacagaatgaatgtgtgtactctaCTGTGAGGTCGTAG